A genomic region of Eriocheir sinensis breed Jianghai 21 unplaced genomic scaffold, ASM2467909v1 Scaffold120, whole genome shotgun sequence contains the following coding sequences:
- the LOC126989526 gene encoding otolith matrix protein OMM-64-like isoform X1 — translation MNITLGLPHATNPQKEANTEKQNQSCMEVRVELPREENSQTQTNIQKQNKRSMHVVAEIPLEENSRTQTSIENYNKSNMDVRVELPLEDNSQGEVFLQTHNNSKHGAMEGTMSRLSTPCPDALLTLAYWWWVLQGLLLATLARLISGPTAPDDDNPDDDNPDDDKPDDDNPDDDNPDDDKPDDDNPDDDNPDDDNPDDDNPDNNPDDNNPDDNNPDDDNPDDDNPDDDPGLDLDPGGEEDDFEEVERREVVEENGFEEVDRMDVDRMDVDLVEVDRMEVDRVEVDRMEVDRVEVDQMEVDQMDVDQMEVDQMDVDQMEVDQMDVDQMEVDQMDVGRAEVDQMDVDRVEVDQMEVDRVEVDQMDVDRVEVERMEVDRVEVDQMDVDQMDVDQMDVDRVDVDQMDVDQMDMDRVNVDQMDMDQMDVDRVDVDRVEVNQVEVDQMDVERVKVDQMEVDRIDVDRVDVDQMDVDRVDVDWVDVDRMDVDRMDVDRMDVDRVDVEQMDVDRMDVDRVEVDREEVVEVVVGQFGVGVVAAPPDAPGRHPGPVE, via the coding sequence ATGAACATAACGCTTGGATTGCCTCACGCAACTAACCCACAAAAAGAAGCAAACACTGAAAAACAAAACcaaagctgcatggaagtaagggtggaattaccccgcgaagaaaactcacaaactcaaacgaacattcaaaaacaaaataaaaggagcATGCACGTAGTGGCAGAAATACCCCTCGAAGAGAACTCACGAACTCAAACAAGCATTGAGAActacaataaaagcaacatggacgtaAGGGTTGAATTACCCCTCGAAGATAACTCACAAGGTGAAGTGTTTCTTCAGACACACAATAACtccaaacacggagcgatggaaggcacaatgtcgcgtttatcaacgccctgCCCAGACGCCCTGCtcaccctcgcctactggtggtgggtcctgcaagggctgctcctcgctaccctggcgaggcTCATCTCGGGACCCACCGCACccgacgatgacaaccctgacgatgacaaccctgatgatgacaagcctgatgatgacaaccctgacgatgacaaccctgatgatgacaagcctgacgatgacaaccctgatgatgacaaccctgacgatgacaaccctgacgatgacaaccctgataaCAACCCTGATGATAACAACCCTGATGATaacaaccctgatgatgacaaccctgacgatgacaaccctgacgatgaccctggtcttgatcttgaccctgggggtgaagaggatgactttgaagaagtggaacGGAGGGAGGTGGTTGAAGAGAATGGCTTTGAGGAGGTGGACCGGATGGATGTGGACCGGATGGATGTGGACCTGGTGGAGGTGGACCGGATggaggtggaccgggtggagGTGGACCGGATggaggtggaccgggtggagGTGGACCAGATGGAGGTGGACCAGATGGATGTGGACCAGATGGAGGTGGACCAGATGGATGTGGACCAGATGGAGGTGGACCAGATGGATGTGGACCAGATGGAAGTGGACCAAATGGATGTGGGCCGGGCGGAGGTGGACCAGATGGATGTGGACCGGGTGGAGGTGGACCAGATggaggtggaccgggtggagGTGGACCAGATGGATGTGGACCGGGTGGAGGTGGAACGGATggaggtggaccgggtggagGTGGACCAGATGGATGTGGACCAGATGGATGTGGACCAGATGGATGTGGACCGGGTGGATGTGGACCAGATGGATGTGGACCAGATGGATATGGACCGGGTGAATGTGGACCAGATGGATATGGACCAGATGGATGTGGACCGGGTGGATGTGGACCGGGTGGAGGTGAACCAGGTGGAGGTGGACCAGATGGATGTGGAGCGGGTGAAGGTGGACCAGATGGAGGTGGACCGGATCGATGTGGACCGGGTGGATGTTGACCAGATGGATGTGGACCGGGTGGATGTGGACTGGGTGGATGTGGACCGGATGGATGTGGACCGGATGGATGTGGACCGCATGGATGTGGACCGAGTGGATGTTGAGCAGATGGATGTGGACCGGATGGATGTGGACCGAGTGGAGGTGgaccgggaagaggtggtggaggtggtggtggggcagttcggggtggggGTTGTTGCCGCCCCTCCTGACGCGCCCGGccgccaccctggtcctgttgagtaa
- the LOC126989526 gene encoding otolith matrix protein OMM-64-like isoform X2 has protein sequence MNITLGLPHATNPQKEANTEKQNQSCMEVRVELPREENSQTQTNIQKQNKRSMHVVAEIPLEENSRTQTSIENYNKSNMDVRVELPLEDNSQGEVFLQTHNNSKHGAMEGTMSRLSTPCPDALLTLAYWWWVLQGLLLATLARLISGPTAPDDDNPDDDNPDDDKPDDDNPDDDNPDDDKPDDDNPDDDNPDDDNPDDDNPDNNPDDNNPDDNNPDDDNPDDDNPDDDPGLDLDPGGEEDDFEEVERREVVEENGFEEVDRMDVDRMDVDLVEVDRMEVDRVEVDRMEVDRVEVDQMEVDQMDVDQMEVDQMDVGRAEVDQMDVDRVEVDQMEVDRVEVDQMDVDRVEVERMEVDRVEVDQMDVDQMDVDQMDVDRVDVDQMDVDQMDMDRVNVDQMDMDQMDVDRVDVDRVEVNQVEVDQMDVERVKVDQMEVDRIDVDRVDVDQMDVDRVDVDWVDVDRMDVDRMDVDRMDVDRVDVEQMDVDRMDVDRVEVDREEVVEVVVGQFGVGVVAAPPDAPGRHPGPVE, from the exons ATGAACATAACGCTTGGATTGCCTCACGCAACTAACCCACAAAAAGAAGCAAACACTGAAAAACAAAACcaaagctgcatggaagtaagggtggaattaccccgcgaagaaaactcacaaactcaaacgaacattcaaaaacaaaataaaaggagcATGCACGTAGTGGCAGAAATACCCCTCGAAGAGAACTCACGAACTCAAACAAGCATTGAGAActacaataaaagcaacatggacgtaAGGGTTGAATTACCCCTCGAAGATAACTCACAAGGTGAAGTGTTTCTTCAGACACACAATAACtccaaacacggagcgatggaaggcacaatgtcgcgtttatcaacgccctgCCCAGACGCCCTGCtcaccctcgcctactggtggtgggtcctgcaagggctgctcctcgctaccctggcgaggcTCATCTCGGGACCCACCGCACccgacgatgacaaccctgacgatgacaaccctgatgatgacaagcctgatgatgacaaccctgacgatgacaaccctgatgatgacaagcctgacgatgacaaccctgatgatgacaaccctgacgatgacaaccctgacgatgacaaccctgataaCAACCCTGATGATAACAACCCTGATGATaacaaccctgatgatgacaaccctgacgatgacaaccctgacgatgaccctggtcttgatcttgaccctgggggtgaagaggatgactttgaagaagtggaacGGAGGGAGGTGGTTGAAGAGAATGGCTTTGAGGAGGTGGACCGGATGGATGTGGACCGGATGGATGTGGACCTGGTGGAGGTGGACCGGATggaggtggaccgggtggagGTGGACCGGATggaggtggaccgggtggagGTGGACCAGATGGAG GTGGACCAGATGGATGTGGACCAGATGGAAGTGGACCAAATGGATGTGGGCCGGGCGGAGGTGGACCAGATGGATGTGGACCGGGTGGAGGTGGACCAGATggaggtggaccgggtggagGTGGACCAGATGGATGTGGACCGGGTGGAGGTGGAACGGATggaggtggaccgggtggagGTGGACCAGATGGATGTGGACCAGATGGATGTGGACCAGATGGATGTGGACCGGGTGGATGTGGACCAGATGGATGTGGACCAGATGGATATGGACCGGGTGAATGTGGACCAGATGGATATGGACCAGATGGATGTGGACCGGGTGGATGTGGACCGGGTGGAGGTGAACCAGGTGGAGGTGGACCAGATGGATGTGGAGCGGGTGAAGGTGGACCAGATGGAGGTGGACCGGATCGATGTGGACCGGGTGGATGTTGACCAGATGGATGTGGACCGGGTGGATGTGGACTGGGTGGATGTGGACCGGATGGATGTGGACCGGATGGATGTGGACCGCATGGATGTGGACCGAGTGGATGTTGAGCAGATGGATGTGGACCGGATGGATGTGGACCGAGTGGAGGTGgaccgggaagaggtggtggaggtggtggtggggcagttcggggtggggGTTGTTGCCGCCCCTCCTGACGCGCCCGGccgccaccctggtcctgttgagtaa
- the LOC126989528 gene encoding ADP-ribosylation factor-like protein 4C, which produces MAEEKEEEEGEEEEEEEGGQDECESGGTRVACGGRPGQCGCVRVGRWTRAVRTLPRRAAPRHTCSCWGRSLAGLVAGPPTLVLVGLDSSGKTTALLRLKYGHYVNTVPTVGFNCECLRGGGCSWVAWDVGGDDRVRTLWRAYTRGADAVLFVVDASSGEERLEEARHELHVLVRRQAAQSAALRRSRPPLLVLANKQDIPGARTPAAMADALGLHDLPPAQPWGLAPACAVTGEGLPEANDLLRRLLLKARRASPPAALPLPPARR; this is translated from the exons AtggctgaggaaaaggaggaggaggagggggaggaggaggaggaggaggaaggtggccaGGATGAATGTGAGAGTGGCGGCACGCGTGTGGCATGCGGCGGCCGGCCAGGCCAGTGTGGCTGTGTGCGGGTTGGCAGGTGGACACGGGCAGTGCGCACActgccgcgccgcgccgcgcctcGCCACACATGCAGCTGTTGGGGCAGGAGCCTGGCGGGGCTCGTGGCGGGGCCGCCCACACTGGTGCTCGTGGGCCTCGACTCGTCGGGCAAGACCACGGCGCTGCTGCGGCTCAAGTACGGCCACTACGTGAACACCGTGCCCACCGTCGGCTTCAACTGCGAATGTTTGCGGGGCGGCGGTTGCTCCTGGGTGGCATGGGACGTGGGCGGCGATGATCGCGTGCGAACCCTTTGGCGCGCCTACACGCGCGGCGCCGACGCGGTGCTGTTCGTGGTGGATGCCAGCAGCGGcgaggagcggctggaggaggcGCGCCACGAGTTGCACGTCCTGGTGCGCCGGCAAGCGGCACAGAGCGCCGCGCTGCGCCGCTCACGGCCGCCGCTGCTGGTGCTGGCCAACAAACAGGATATTCCGGGGGCCAGAACGCCCGCCGCCATGGCTGACGCCCTCGGCCTGCACGACCTGCCGCCCGCCCAGCCCTGGGGCCTTGCACCCGCCTGTGCCGTCACCGGCGAGGGTCTGCCCGAGGCCAATGACCTcctgcgccgcctcctcctcaagGCACGCCGGGCCTCGC cccctgcagccctgcccttgccaccggcgaggcga